In the genome of Nonomuraea sp. NBC_00507, the window AGGGAGTAGGTCATGATCGCCCGGTTGGTGTAGCGGACCAGCACGGACATGTTGTCGTCGATGTCCACGCCTTCGCCGAAGACGTCCTGGTCCCGGATATAGCCGTCCTCGTGCTCGGCGTCCAGGTAGAGCCGCTTGAGCCGGGGGTCGACGGAGATGTCGAGAATGAACGGGTCGGTGCCCAGCCCGGGAGCGCCCTGCCCTCGCGCGGGGCGCTCCTCCAGGCCGCGCTTCTTGGCGTTCTCGGCGCCGTAGAAGCGCAGGTCGGTCTGGGCGAAGACGAGCTCGGGGGCCGCCCCGAGCCACCAGTTGACCAGGTCGAAGTGGTGGGTGGACTTGTGCACGAGCAGCCCGCCCGAGCTGGCCCGGTTGCGGTGCCAGCGGCGGAAGTAGTCGGCGCCGTGGATGGTGTCGAGCGTCCACTCGAAGTGCACGGACGTCACCTCGCCGATCGCGCCCTCCATCAGCAGCCGGCGCACGGCCGAGTTACGCGGCGAGTACCGGTAGTTGAAAGTGACGATCAGCTTGCCGCTGCTGCGCTCGGCCGCCTCGGCGATGGCCGCGCAGCCCTCGGCGTCCACGGTGAGCGGTTTCTCCACAATGACGTCGCGACCGGCGTCGAGTGCCGCGCACACGTAGCGAGCGTGCGTGGCGTCGACGGTCGTGACGATGACCGCGTCGGCGAGCTCGAGCACCTTGTCGAACTCCGCGGGCGCGAAGCACGGCACCTCCTGGCCGATCCGCTCGACGTAATAGTCCATGCGGGTCCGGTTGGTGTCGCACAGGGCGACGATGGTGCCGGCGTCACGCCACTCCCCGAGCAGCGCGTCGACGTACATCTGCGCGCGGTGCCCGAGCCCGACGAACGCGTACTTCATGACTCTCCTTTAGCCTGCGATGGAGGCGTTGGCCTCCGTGATGAACTTCTGCGCGGCGTCGTCGGGAGTCATCCTGCCGAACAGGACCTCCTCCGAGTACCGCGTGAGGATGTCTTCCATGGCGCTGGCGCCCTTCGGCGGAGCGGCGGGCGGGTCGGCCAGCTCGCTCTTGACCTTGTCGAGGAAGTCCAGCGTCTTCTTGTCCGTGGCCGGCAGCTTGTCCTTGACCGCCGCCAGCACCTTGGAGCTGGCCGGCAGGCCGCGGTCGCTGAGGACGATCTGGCCCGCCTCCGGGTCGTTGACCATGAAGTCGATGAACTTGGCGGCCTCGGCCGCGCGCTCGGACTTCGACGAGGCGGTGTAGAACATCGCGGGCTGCAGGAACATGCCGCTGGTGGTGGCGCCCTCCGCCTTCGGCATCCGCAGCAGATCCACTTCCTTGCCCGACGCCTTGTTGATACCGCCGAGCTGGTTGCTCCACCACATGCCCATCGCGCCGGTGCCGGTGGCCAGCAGCGACTGGTCCACGCTCTGGGCGCCGATCTCGGCGGTCTTGGCGGCGTCAGGCGAGCCCTTGGTCTTGATCAGGTTCAGGTGGATGTTCCACCAGTCCTTGATGGTCTGGGGCGAGACGCCGATCTTGTTACCGTTGTAGAAGGGCTCACCCTTCTGCGCGGCGAAGATCTGGAGGAAGGCCGGGTTGAAGCTCTGCTGCGTGCCGTAGATCTTTCCGCCGCTCTTGTCGGTGATCTTCGCCGCCAAGTCGATGTACTCCTCCCAGGTCCACTTGGTGTCGTCGGGGAGCTTCTGCCCCGCGGCCTCCACCTCGGTCGGGCTTACGACGAGGGAGAAGGCGTTGACGCCGGTGGGGATGGCGAGCTGCTTGCCGTCGATGGCACCGGTGCCCAGCACCTTGGCGTCGATGTCGGCGGTGTTGACCTTGCTGGCCAGGTCGGCCAGCGTGCCGCGGTCGGCGTACTCGCGCAGGCCGCGGATCTCGAGGGTGATGACGTCGGGCGCGTCGCTGGCCGCGACCTTCGTGGACAGCGTCTCGTAATAGGCCGCGAAGTCGGAGAACTCGCCCTCGACGTCGATGTTCGGGTTCTTCGCCTCGAACTTCTTGATCGCCTCTTCGGTCATCTTCTGCCGAGCGTCGCTACCCCAATAGGAGAAGCGCAGCTTGATCTTGCCGTCGGCACTTTCGCCGCCGCCGCTGCCACTGCCGCAGGCCGCGGTGACCGCCAGCACAGCGGTGGCGAGCAATGCCGCCGACCACATCTTCTTGCCAGAGCTCACGGCTCTACCTCCTAGGGGTTTTTCTTATTGGGGGGTGAGGAACTACTTCAGTCCCGTGGTGGCCACACCACGGATCAGGTACTTCTGACCGGCCAGGAAAAAGCCGAAGATGGGACCGAGTGCGATGATCGACATGGCGAACATGGGGCCCCATGACGAGTCGCTGCTGGCGTCCAGGAAGGTGCGTAGCGCGACGGGGACAGTGAAGTTGTCCGGGTTGTTGAGGTAAAGGAGCTGGCTAAGGAAGTCGTTCCACGTCCAGATGAACGTGAAGATCGCGGTCGTGGCCAGCGCCGGCAGGCAGAGCGGCATGACGACTCTCATGAAGATGCGCCAATAGCCCGCTCCGTCGATCTCGGCCGCCTCGTCGAGCTCCCTGGGCAGGGTACGGATGAACTGCACCATGAGGAAGACGAAGAACGCGTCCGTCGCCAGCATCTTGGGCATGACCAGCGGCCAAATCGTATTGATGAGATCGAGTTCGGAGAACATGATGTACTGCGGCACGATCACCACATGGTGCGGCAGCATGATCGTGCCCAGCATGATCGCGAACCAGAACTTCTTCAGCGGGAAGTTCAGCCGGGCGAAGGCGTAGGCGGCCAGCGAGCAGGCCACCAGGTTCGCCACCACGGAAATGGCCGTGACGACCGCCGAGTTCCACAGGTAGTAGCCGAAGGGGTGCTTCAGCGCGACCCAGCCCTCGGTGTAGTTCTCGAGCGTGACCTGGCTGGGCCACAATCCCGGCTCCCGGAAGATCAACTCTTCCGGCTTGAGCGAGCTGGAGATCATCCACAGCAGCGGATAGAGCATGATCAGGCCGAAGCCGATCAGCAAGATGTGCTTGACCACCGGTCCGCCCTTGAGGGGGCGGAACAGCACCGGGACCGGCCTACTTGGTGTCGCCATAGAAGACCCAATACTTAGACGCGAGGAAGTTCACTCCGGTCAGGGCGGCGATGATGAGCAGCAGGACCCACGCCATCGCCGCGGCGTAGCCCATGTCGTAGCTCTTGAACCCCTTCAAATAGAGGTAGAGCGTGTAGAAGAGGGTGGAGTCGGCCGGGCCGCCCTTGCCGTTGCTCACGATGAACGCCTGTGTGAACGACTGGAACGATTTGATGACCTCCAGCACGAGGTTGAAGAAGATGATCGGCGTCAGCAGCGGCAGCGTGATCGAGCGGAACTGGCGGAGGGAGCCGGCGCCGTCCACCGCCGCCGCCTCGTAGTAGCTCCTAGGGATCTGCCGCAACCCGGCGAGGAAGATGATCATCGGGGCGCCGAACGTCCACACGTGCAGGAGGATCAGCGTGCCAAGAGCGGTATCGGGGTCGCCGACCCAGCCGGGCCCCTGGATCCCGAAGATCCCGAGCACCGCGTTGACCAGGCCATCGGCGCCGAAAACCTTGCGCCAGAGGATCGCGATCGCGACGCTGCCGCCCAGCAGCGATGGTAGGTAGAAGATCGAGCGGTAGAACGACAGGCCGCGTAGCCCCCGGTCGAGCACCAGGGCCAGCGCCAGCGCGAAGGTCAGTTGCATCGGGACCGACACGACCACGTAGATCGTGGTGACCTTCAGCGAGTTGAGGAACCTCGGGTCCTCGGTGAACATCGTGACGTAGTTGTCAAACCCGACCCACTTCGCCTCCTCCAGGAGGCTGTAGTCGGTGAAGGAGAGGTACAGCGAGGCGAAGATCGGGCCGATCGTGATGACGAGCAGGCCGACGAACCAGGGCGCCAGGAACAGATAGGCGGCCCGCGCCTCACGGCGGGAACGTTTTGTGGCGCGGTGACCACCCCGTGGGGGTTGGGTCGCCGCTCCCCGGGGCTTCACCGCCACCGAAACGTCAGTCATCACACGGACCTTCCGGCGAAATGTGGATGGATAGCGCTTTCCTATAGCCGTCGGGAAAGTTACGTCAACCCTTTGCAGGCGTTACATACCCGTTACCGATATATCGCCACAGCGTTTTCCCAGGTGACAGACTCGGCGGCCGAAGAAGTCAGACGAATTTGCATCGCGGATAGTACAACCGGTTGCAGCGGCCGGGCTATCGCGGCGCTGCGGTGGAGTCGCGGATGACGAGGCGGGTCTCCAGCGACGTGGTGGCGCTCACCTCCTGGATGAGCAGATCCACCGCCAGCCGCCCGGCCGCCGCGGTGGGCATGGCCACCGTGGTGAGCTTGGGGCGGTTGAGCCGCCCTGGCACGATGTCATCGATGCCCACGACACTGACGTCCTCAGGAACGCTCAGTCCGAGCTCGCAGAGCCCTTCGATGAGACCGATCGCCACCAGGTCGTTGTAGGCCAGCACACCGGTCACCTCCGCGTCCCGCACCCGCTTGGCGACGTCGAATCCGCCCCGCTCGGTCGGCGGGTTGGGGCCGATCACGACGAGCTCGATGCCGGCCACCTGCTCGGCGGCCGCCCGGATCTCCGCGCTCGTCCACGAGCCGGTCGGCCCCGACACCAGCGCCACACGGCGGTGCCCGAGCCCGGTCAGGTGCTCCACCGCCAGCCTGGCCCCGTGGCCGACGTCCATCAGCACCGTCGCGGCGCCACGCAGCCGCCGGTTGATCACCACGAACGGCACCCGCTCGGCCAGCCGCTCGAGCACCTTGTTGGACGAGCGCGGGCTGCACAGGATCAGCCCGTCCACCTGTTTGGAGAAGGCCTGCACCAGCTCCTCCTCCGCGGCCGGCTCCTCATCGGTGTCGGCCACGAACAGGTGGTAGTCGCGCTGCCGGGCGGCGGCGTGCGCGGCTTTGATCAAGGGAGGGAAGAACGGGTTGGCGATGTCGGCCACGATCAACCCGAGGTTGTGCGTGCGGCCGGTCGTGAGCGCCCGCGCCGCCCGGTTCGGGCGGTATCCAAGCTCCTCGGCCACCGTCAGCACCCTGGTGCGGGTGGCGGCGTTCACCATGTGCGGCGCGGAGAACGTCCTCGACACGGTGGACACGTGCACGCCGGACGCTCGGGCCACATCACGAATCGTCACTGTCACAGTCGCCCACCCTAACGCAACCGCTTGCAGCACCATGAGTACCCTGAAAGCGCTTGCCGGTCTACGGCATACCGAGCCTTACCCGGAATCCCCAGGTAGCGCTAGGGGAATGAAATCACCTCTTGACGCCCTGGGTCCGGGGACACAAAGGTTTAGTGCAACTGT includes:
- a CDS encoding extracellular solute-binding protein; protein product: MSSGKKMWSAALLATAVLAVTAACGSGSGGGESADGKIKLRFSYWGSDARQKMTEEAIKKFEAKNPNIDVEGEFSDFAAYYETLSTKVAASDAPDVITLEIRGLREYADRGTLADLASKVNTADIDAKVLGTGAIDGKQLAIPTGVNAFSLVVSPTEVEAAGQKLPDDTKWTWEEYIDLAAKITDKSGGKIYGTQQSFNPAFLQIFAAQKGEPFYNGNKIGVSPQTIKDWWNIHLNLIKTKGSPDAAKTAEIGAQSVDQSLLATGTGAMGMWWSNQLGGINKASGKEVDLLRMPKAEGATTSGMFLQPAMFYTASSKSERAAEAAKFIDFMVNDPEAGQIVLSDRGLPASSKVLAAVKDKLPATDKKTLDFLDKVKSELADPPAAPPKGASAMEDILTRYSEEVLFGRMTPDDAAQKFITEANASIAG
- a CDS encoding LacI family DNA-binding transcriptional regulator, with translation MTVTIRDVARASGVHVSTVSRTFSAPHMVNAATRTRVLTVAEELGYRPNRAARALTTGRTHNLGLIVADIANPFFPPLIKAAHAAARQRDYHLFVADTDEEPAAEEELVQAFSKQVDGLILCSPRSSNKVLERLAERVPFVVINRRLRGAATVLMDVGHGARLAVEHLTGLGHRRVALVSGPTGSWTSAEIRAAAEQVAGIELVVIGPNPPTERGGFDVAKRVRDAEVTGVLAYNDLVAIGLIEGLCELGLSVPEDVSVVGIDDIVPGRLNRPKLTTVAMPTAAAGRLAVDLLIQEVSATTSLETRLVIRDSTAAPR
- a CDS encoding Gfo/Idh/MocA family protein translates to MKYAFVGLGHRAQMYVDALLGEWRDAGTIVALCDTNRTRMDYYVERIGQEVPCFAPAEFDKVLELADAVIVTTVDATHARYVCAALDAGRDVIVEKPLTVDAEGCAAIAEAAERSSGKLIVTFNYRYSPRNSAVRRLLMEGAIGEVTSVHFEWTLDTIHGADYFRRWHRNRASSGGLLVHKSTHHFDLVNWWLGAAPELVFAQTDLRFYGAENAKKRGLEERPARGQGAPGLGTDPFILDISVDPRLKRLYLDAEHEDGYIRDQDVFGEGVDIDDNMSVLVRYTNRAIMTYSLHTHAPWEGYRVAFNGTAGRLELDVVEREWTPPHAAIDPSAAGKKHAAGSWERLTLHRHWSKPEEVPIETGAGGHGGGDRLLLNDVFRGPDNDPLARQAGYRDGIRSVLTGVAATMAAQTGTPVRLVDDGTRVG
- a CDS encoding carbohydrate ABC transporter permease, whose translation is MTDVSVAVKPRGAATQPPRGGHRATKRSRREARAAYLFLAPWFVGLLVITIGPIFASLYLSFTDYSLLEEAKWVGFDNYVTMFTEDPRFLNSLKVTTIYVVVSVPMQLTFALALALVLDRGLRGLSFYRSIFYLPSLLGGSVAIAILWRKVFGADGLVNAVLGIFGIQGPGWVGDPDTALGTLILLHVWTFGAPMIIFLAGLRQIPRSYYEAAAVDGAGSLRQFRSITLPLLTPIIFFNLVLEVIKSFQSFTQAFIVSNGKGGPADSTLFYTLYLYLKGFKSYDMGYAAAMAWVLLLIIAALTGVNFLASKYWVFYGDTK
- a CDS encoding carbohydrate ABC transporter permease encodes the protein MATPSRPVPVLFRPLKGGPVVKHILLIGFGLIMLYPLLWMISSSLKPEELIFREPGLWPSQVTLENYTEGWVALKHPFGYYLWNSAVVTAISVVANLVACSLAAYAFARLNFPLKKFWFAIMLGTIMLPHHVVIVPQYIMFSELDLINTIWPLVMPKMLATDAFFVFLMVQFIRTLPRELDEAAEIDGAGYWRIFMRVVMPLCLPALATTAIFTFIWTWNDFLSQLLYLNNPDNFTVPVALRTFLDASSDSSWGPMFAMSIIALGPIFGFFLAGQKYLIRGVATTGLK